In Oryza brachyantha chromosome 1, ObraRS2, whole genome shotgun sequence, the following are encoded in one genomic region:
- the LOC102710635 gene encoding protein PLASTID MOVEMENT IMPAIRED 1-RELATED 1 has translation MSSRFLVPPPGAADRAGGDAGDAALARDIVTLHKALSLDPNSSSSSSRRRRSLPLPLTAPSVADQARQKPRLKPSSSARRLLPSASSSSGAAASTSSSSSFWKKSLTAISHLGRRRLDCAFTLHVHSVDGLPAALDGSPISVHFRRMSLSASTRPVAAALGAASFEEVLTQRSPVYFSRSAKAAVKYEPRAFIVVASTSALELGKHEVDLTRLLPLSFDDLEEGGGSGFGKWSTSFRLSGPARGARLNVTFSCALVGAGAEQHKGGEVAGLRRGSMARQVSVQTPTPVPARSRDVRVLHEVLPSGRTVKALPFFGDAGLDSRKEEVSTVESEENESPQSKHCTSVEVKKADVAHPEGDCDGAEFSVVEQGVEIALEDPEQLKSVGTDNVADGKEDFRDGVGEKGEPKAMSVGVARPEEGSVGVKPEEGASDVAFDSEDAGEVSMVKAVSLSTAELDGDDQLDADLDDLGCLINDLSIVEPEQFDSPTVEDKHSRRLSYVGVTDSSNSASRMIRSRSMDASSDFVANEFLDMLGIEHSPFGATSGSDSESPRERLWKQFEKETLASGNGILGLDFEDEAEEPSNEDDMEETIETSCEAHDFDLSTIIREAELELQNAVQPIETRFRAKSLEDEETEALMRQFGLNEKSFQSSPPGSRSGFGSPIDLPPESPLELPPLADGLGPFVQTKDGGFLRSMNPVLFKNAKNNCSLVMQASSPIVLPAEMGSGIMEILHGLASVGIEKLSMQANKLMPLEDVNGKMMQQIAWEASPALESAERYDLLDDHSMDALAGGIGNTTFGKNKKGKCTDLSSSLGRESTSEYVSLEDLAPLAMEKIEALSIEGLRIQSGMSEEDAPSNISAQSIGEFSSLQGKCSGNTLSLGLEGTAGLQLLDVKQSGGDVDGLMGLSITLDEWMRLDSGVVDEDDQFTDRTSKILAAHHAKSMELVAENWNTDKKNRRSGRRWGLLGNNFTVALMVQLRDPLRNYEPVGTPMLALIQVERVFVPPKPKIYSTVTDRGNSEHDDEEPKGEQVLEKALVKEEKIEEEHDSIPQFKVTEVHVAGFKSEPEKTKPWGSQTQQQSGSRWLLAAGMSKGNKHPLMKSKAITKPSKEAAGQSGDTLWSISSRVHGAGTRWGELAGPKRNPNILLQKEKRFR, from the exons ccgccgccgccttgatTGCGCGTTCACCCTGCACGTGCACTCGGTGGAcggcctccccgccgcgcTCGATGGCTCCCCGATCTCCGTCCACTTCCGCCGGATGTCCCTGAGCGCGTCCACCCGCCCCGTCGCGGCGGccctcggcgccgcctcgtTTGAGGAGGTGTTGACGCAACGCTCGCCCGTCTACTTCTCCCGCAGCGCCAAGGCCGCGGTCAAGTACGAGCCTCGGGCGttcatcgtcgtcgcctccacctcggCGCTCGAGCTCGGCAAGCACGAGGTTGACCTCACTCGCCTGCTCCCGCTCTCCTTCGACGATCTCGAAGAGGGTGGCGGCTCTGGGTTCGGGAAGTGGAGCACGAGCTTCCGGCTGTCCGGCCCAGCCCGCGGCGCGCGGCTCAATGTCACCTTCTCGTGTGCGCTTGTAGGCGCCGGTGCGGAGCAGCACaagggaggggaggtggcggggCTGAGGCGTGGTTCCATGGCGCGGCAGGTGTCAGTGCAGACACCTACACCAGTTCCGGCGCGGAGCCGGGATGTGAGAGTGCTACACGAGGTGTTGCCAAGCGGGAGGACTGTAAAGGCTTTGCCATTTTTTGGTGATGCAGGTCTCGATtcgaggaaggaggaggtgtCAACAGTAGAGTCTGAGGAGAACGAGTCGCCACAATCAAAGCATTGCACATCTGTGGAGGTGAAAAAGGCGGACGTGGCACATCCAGAGGGTGACTGTGATGGTGCGGAGTTCAGTGTGGTCGAACAGGGAGTCGAGATTGCTCTTGAGGATCCAGAACAGCTCAAATCTGTGGGGACTGATAATGTAGCTGATGGAAAGGAGGACTTTAGGGATGGAGTTGGAGAAAAAGGAGAGCCCAAGGCTATGTCAGTAGGTGTTGCGCGCCCTGAAGAAGGTAGTGTTGGAGTGAAGCCGGAAGAGGGGGCCAGTGATGTTGCTTTTGATAGTGAAGATGCTGGAGAGGTCTCAATGGTCAAAGCGGTTTCATTATCTACTGCAGAATTGGATGGCGATGATCAGTTGGATGCAGATTTGGATGATCTGGGGTGTCTAATCAATGATCTCTCAATTGTTGAGCCAGAACAATTTGACTCACCTACCGTAGAAGATAAACATTCTAGGCGATTGAGCTATGTGGGTGTGACAGACAGCTCTAATTCCGCTAGTAGGATGATCAGATCACGCAGCATGGATGCTTCATCTGATTTTGTTGCTAATGAGTTTTTGGATATGCTTGGGATAGAGCATAGTCCATTTGGAGCAACCTCAGGTAGTGATTCAGAGTCACCAAGAGAGCGTCTTTGGAAGCAGTTTGAAAAGGAAACTCTAGCATCTGGGAATGGTATTCTTGGTTTGGACTTTGAAGATGAAGCGGAAGAACCTAGTAATGAAGATGATATGGAAGAAACCATAGAAACCAGTTGTGAAGCACATGATTTTGATCTCTCTACAATCATACGTGAGGCCGAACTTGAGCTTCAGAATGCAGTTCAGCCCATAGAGACCAGATTTCGAGCCAAGTCGCTGGAAGATGAAGAAACTGAAGCCTTGATGCGGCAATTTGGACTAAATGAGAAGTCTTTCCAATCTTCTCCACCCGGAAGTAGAAGTGGCTTTGGTAGTCCCATTGACCTTCCACCTGAGTCACCCCTTGAGCTACCACCTTTGGCTGATGGCTTGGGTCCATTTGTTCAGACAAAAGATGGAGGGTTTCTGCGTTCGATGAATCCAGTCCTATTCAAAAATGCGAAAAATAATTGCAGCTTGGTCATGCAGGCTTCTTCACCAATTGTACTACCAGCAGAGATGGGCTCTGGTATTATGGAGATACTGCATGGTCTGGCCTCAGTGGGAATCGAAAAGTTATCAATGCAAGCAAACAAACTTATGCCCTTAGAAGATGTCAATGGCaaaatgatgcagcagatTGCTTGGGAGGCTTCTCCAGCTCTAGAGTCTGCTGAAAG ATATGACCTATTGGATGATCATAGCATGGATGCTTTAGCTGGAGGGATTGGCAATACTACCTTTGGAAAGAATAAGAAGGGGAAGTGTACTGATCTGTCATCATCATTAGGTAGGGAAAGTACTTCAGAATATGTTTCACTGGAGGATCTTGCACCATTAGCCATGGAAAAGATTGAAGCCCTTTCCATCGAGGGTCTCAGGATACAATCTGGCATGTCAGAAGAGGATGCACCCTCCAATATCAGTGCCCAGTCTATTGGGGAATTTTCATCTCTGCAAGGAAAATGTTCAGGGAATACCCTCTCCCTTGGTTTAGAAGGAACTGCAGGGTTGCAGCTCCTAGATGTCAAACAAAGCGGCGGTGATGTTGATGGACTTATGGGTTTGTCAATCACTCTTGATGAGTGGATGAGGCTCGATTCTGGTGTAGTGGATGAAGATGACCAGTTCACTGACCGGACATCGAAGATACTTGCTGCTCACCATGCTAAATCAATGGAATTAGTTGCTGAAAACTGGAATACAGATAAAAAGAACAGGAGGTCTGGTAGAAGATGGGGTTTGTTAGGGAACAACTTCACTGTTGCTCTCATGGTTCAACTGCGTGACCCACTACGGAACTATGAGCCAGTTGGCACGCCGATGCTTGCTTTAATTCAAGTGGAAAGGGTCTTTGTTCCCCCAAAGCCTAAGATATACAGTACTGTCACAGATAGAGGTAACAGTGAGCATGATGATGAGGAGCCCAAGGGTGAACAGGTTCTAGAAAAAGCATTGGTCAAGGAAGAAAAGATTGAGGAAGAACACGATTCTATTCCGCAATTCAAAGTCACAGAAGTGCATGTAGCTGGTTTCAAGAGCGAGCCTGAGAAGACAAAACCGTGGGGTAGTCAAACGCAGCAACAATCAGGATCAAGATGGCTGCTTGCAGCTGGCATGAGTAAGGGCAATAAGCATCCCCTGATGAAATCCAAAGCTATCACAAAGCCAAGTAAAGAGGCAGCTGGTCAGTCAGGAGACACCCTTTGGAGCATTTCTTCACGCGTACATGGAGCAGGAACCAGATGGGGTGAGCTAGCAGGGCCTAAGAGGAACCCGAATATCCTCCttcaaaaggaaaaacgaTTTCGGTGA